The genomic DNA AGTCGTCGAGGGCGTCGAGGCTCTCGGCCACCGTGCCGTCGTCGATAACCGGCGCATCGAAGGCCAGGCCCGGGTCGTCGGCCGTGGCCACCGCGTTCAGCCCGCCATCCCAGTCGTCCCACGCCGTGTCCACCACACCGGGTGCGGCGCCGTCGGGCTGGGCGATCAGGTCGTGCACGACGGGCGAGTCGTCGATGCCCTGCAGCGGCAGGTGATCGTCGAACGCGTCGAATGCTGCGGTGGCAGCACCACTCGACCACACGTTCCCCGCGTCGCCGATCGCGTCGAATCCGGACACCGGCGCCGCCGAGAGCGACTCGGTGACCACCGGGATCAAGCTGTTGACGTCGGCACTGGTGACGTCGGTCAGATTCGCCGCGGAGATGGCCTGGGCCGGGTCGGCGGCATACTGGGCCGCGACGTCGGGGTCGCGCACCACCGACATCACGAAGTCGAGTAGCGAGTTCGCCACGGGTCCCCCTCTCTCGTAATTCGGTGAGCTGGCAGATCACGCACTGCCTTGCCCGAAATGCTATCGGCGCAGGCAGCCTCACCGAATCGGTGCCGAACCCAACCCCGGGCGACCCTCGTTAGGGGGTTCGACGTTAGGGGTTCTCGAACCCTTAGGGGGATCGCCCACGCAGCCCCATACCGCCCGCTATGGTGAGGGCTGGTCTTCTGCGCTGCCCTGCCTTCAAGAGCCCTGCGCGAGGAACCGTCGACACTGCTCCCTCGATCTGACTCAGAGGTCTTCCTACATGAGCGACTCACTCGGACTGTCCGTCGGGACCACGAACCTGGTCGCGGCCGCCATCGGGCGTCCCCCCGTGGTGCGGCGCGCTGCGCTGGCTCTGTTCAACGATCGCGCACCGGAGGTCGGCGACCAGTTCGGCCCCACCCAGCCCAACCTCGTCCTCACCGGGTTCGTCGAGCGGGTCGGCGACCCGGTGCCGATGGTTGCCTCCGACGGCTCGTCGCACCGCGGTGAGGTCGTGCTCGTCGAAGCGTTGGACGCGATGGCCCGTGCCGTCGGCGGCGGCGCGCCCGTCACGATCGCGGTGCCCGCGCACTGGAACGCCGGTGTCGTCGGCGCCTTGCGGAATGCGTTGCGCGACAAACCGAATTTGTCCCCCGGCGGGGTGCCGCCCACGCTCGTCCCCGACTCGGCGGCGGCGCTGTCCGCGCTCCGCGTCGCGCCTGGCCTGCCGGCCGACGGCGTCGTCGTGCTGTGCGACTTCGGCGCGAACGGCACCAGCGTGACGCTGGCCGATGCGCGCGCGGGCATGGCCGTCATCGGCGACACCATCCGCTACCCGGACTTCTCCGGCGATCTCGTCGACCAGTCACTGCTCAACCACGTGATCTCCGGCGTCGCCGACGCGAGCAACCCGGATCCCGCGGGCACCGCGGCGGTCGGCTCGCTGACCAAATTGCGCGACGACTGCAGGCAGGCCAAGGAGAGGTTGTCCGCCGACACCGCGGCCGTCATCCCGGTCGCGTTGCCCGGTTTCTCGTCCGACGTACGGGTCACCCGCCCCGAACTCGAACGCCTCATCGATCAGCCGCTCAACGGTCTGATGGGTGCGATCGAACAGTCGTTGCAGCAGTTCAGGATTCCGATGGCGGCCATCACGGCGGTCGCGACCGTCGGCGGCGGCGCCTCGATCCCGCTGGTGACCCAGCGGCTGTCGGAACGGCTGCGCGCGCCCGTCGTGACCACGCCGCAGCCGCAGGTGGTCGGTGCTGCAGGTGCGGCCGTGCTGTCTGCCGGCGGGCTGGGCGGCGGACTGAGCGACGATGCCACCGGGCTCGCGCCCGTGGCGGACGACGCGACCGGTCTCGCACCGACCATGGGCTGGGTAGCGGGTGCCGGGGCGGCGGGAGTTGCGGCCGGTGCCGCAGCGGGTGCCGCCTTCCCGACCCAGGCCGCACCGAGCGCCGCCGACACGTCGGCCGCCGACTCACTGGCCTGGTCCCAGGGCGTCGAATCCGACGATCCACTGCCCTACGCCGGTGGCGAGTACGACTACGGCAGCGCGACCGACGCCCGGCCGCCGGTCGACTTCGCGGCGCGCGACGAGCCCTACGACGACGACGAACCGGGGCCGCTGCCCTGGTACAAGCGGCCCCCGCTGCTGTTCGGGGCTGCCGCGGCAGCCGCGCTGCTGGCCGTCGGAGGGCTTGCGGTGACGCTGACCAGCACGTCGACCGACTCGACGCCGGTGACCGAGAACGTCACCATCACCAGCACCGGTGACGACGGCCTGGTCACCACCACCGTCGTGCCGTCCTCGGAGGCCGAGACCTACCGCAACCGGCCGTTGACGACGACTCCCCCGGCCCCGGGAACCACGAACCCGTCGTCGTCGTCGGCGCCGCCCACCACCACGACCACCACGACGTCGCCGACCACCACCACGACCACCACGACGACGACCACCACGACCACGACGACGACAACTCCCCCGACGACCACGACCACCGTGCCGCCGACGACCACCACACCGCCGCCGACCACCACCGTCCCGCCGCCCACCACCACGGTCGCGCCACCGCCCACCACCACGGTCCCGGTCGTTCCCGATACGCCCGACGCGCAGCCGGCACCGACCATCCCGGTCGTCGAAACCGTTCCGGAGGTGGCACCTGCGCCGCCGCCGGTCGCCGAAGTCCCCGTGCTGCCGCTGTTCCCATGACCGCACAGGACGTCGTCGCGACGCTGACGGCGTCACCCACCGAGCCCACGAAGGCACTGGTGTCGGGTGGGATCGGGTCGGGTAAGTCGTTGGTACTGGGCGGCGTTCGAGCGGCCCTGCGTGCTGCGGGCATCGCCGTCATCGCCCGCGCGCCACGCGACGGCGACCCGCCGGGAGCCGCCATCGTGGTCGACGACGCTCACCTACTCGACGACGCCGAACTGCAGCACCTGGCCGACCTGATGACCGACCCGGCCACGACCGTCATCGTCGCCGCGGAACCGCAATCCCAGCATCGCGGCCTCACGGAACTGTCGGCCGCCGCGGCGAGGCAGTCGCCGGTGGTGACGTTGGGTCCGCTGACCCCACCCGAGATCGCCCGTCTCGCAAGCGAAGTCATCGGCTCGCCGCCGCCGCTGGAGATGGTCCGGTCGGTGGCGACGGCGACCGCGGGCGTGCCGTTCCTCGTCCGAGCCGCCGTCACCGCAGCCGCGGCACCCGACGCCGAGTCACCGGGATCCGCGATCTCTGCGGCCACGCGCGCGGCCCTGATCGAGCGACTGCGCCGCGCCGACGACGCTGTCGTGGACACGCTGCTGATCTGCTCGCTGAGCCCGGAACTGGGGCCGGACGACGTGGCGGGCGCCCTCGATCTCGAGAGCGCCCCGGTGCACCGACTGGTCGACCGGGCGCGTGCCACCGGCCTGATCGCACCGTCGCACAACCCGATCTTCTTGCGCACCCTGCATCGGTGTCTCGCCCAGATCGTCGGCGCCACCCGGCACCACGAGATCGAGACGAGATTGCTTCGGACGCAGCTCGACTCGTCGACGCTGACCGTCGACCTCGCGCTCCGGATGGCCGATCACGGCCTGCGCGACCCGCTGCTGGCCGACGCGCTGACCGCGCTGGCCGATCGCAACCGCGCTCACCCGGCACGCACGGCGCGGTTGTACCGGGCGGCTGCCGAGGTCGACCCCGGCGCTCGCGACTCCCGGCTGGCCGATGCGCTTGCGGCCAGCGGTGACTGCGCCACGGCGGGCCGGATCGCCGACGAACTGCTGACGTCCGAGGATGCCGGCGAGAAGGCCGCCGCGGTGCGCATTGCGGCCAGCGTGGCGGTGCACGACGGGAGCGCCGCGCAGGCCGCCGAGTTGTTCGCGTGGCTGGGCCCGCACCCCGACGCCGTGATCGCCTCGGCGAACGCCGTCGTTGCCATCGGCGTCGGCGACCCGCAGGCCGCTCGCGCGGCGCTGGCGGCCGAAGCGCAGGGACCGCCCACCTCCGATGCGCGCGCGGCCCGCCACCTGGCCGAGGGGTTGATCGCGTCGCTCGACTCGACATACCCAACCGCGATGGCTCGTCTCTCACAGTCGATTTCGGCCAGGCCGTCGGCGCCGGGCGTCACTCCGGACAGTGCGGCAGCCGTGGTCGCGCTGACCGCGCTGCACGCCGGCGACCCGGTGCGCGCCCGCAGCGTCGTCGGACGGGCGCTGGCCGTACCCGGTGACGAGGCAACCGCGTTCTTCGCCCACCGGCACCGGCTGCTGCTGGGCTGGATCCGGATGCTCGACGGTCAGTTGGCGGCCGCGGGTACCGACGTCGCCGCCGTGACGGCCACGAATGCGCCGCTGCATCGCCGCGACGCGTTGTGGGCGTCGGCGCTGCAGACCGCGATCGCGCGCCGCAACGGCGACAGCGGCGCCGTTCAGAAGCACTGGTACGCGGCCATGGAGGTGCTCACCGAGTACTCCATCGACCTGTACTCCCTGCTGCCGCTGGGCGAACTGTGGATCGCCGCGGCGCGACTGCACCAGGTCGATCGGCTAACCCACACCGTCGACGAGGCCTTCGACCTGCTCGGCCGGCTCGGCAACCCGATCGCGTGGTCACTCCCCCTGCACTGGGCGGGCGTGCACGCGGGCATCCTCGCGAACTCGCCGGACGCCGTGGCCCCGCACGGACAGGCGCTGACCGCCGCGGCCGCGCACAGCACGTTCGCCCGATCGCTCGCCAACGCCGGCCGCACCTGGCTGCGGGTGCTGGCCAACCACGTGGAGGTCGACGAGGTCACGGCCGCGGCGAGGTCACTGGCTCAGTTCGGACTGGGGTGGGACGCCACCCGACTCGCCAGCCAGGCCGCGCTGCAGACGCCCGACGGCCGGATCTCGGCGGCGATGCTCCAGCTGGCGCGCGACCTGAAGGTGACGAGTACCGCGAGCGCGGAGCCGGCCCCTCCCGCCGCGTCGGCGCCTGCGTCGGCGACCGCGCCCGCCGGTTCCGCTGCTGCCCCGGACTCGTCGATGCCCAACTGGAGCAGGCTGTCCGATCGCGAGCGCGAGGTTGCCGAACTCGTCCTGCAGGGGATGCCCTACCGCGACATCGGCAGTCAGCTGCTCATCTCGGCGAAGACCGTCGAGCACCACGTCGCGCGGATCCGGCGCAGGTTGGGCGCCGAATCGCGTTCGGAGCTGATGTCGATGTTGCGAGCGATCCTGGGGACTCCCAGCTGATCTCACTCATCTCCCGCGTGTGACGATGACCACTCTTCCGGTGGCAGCCGGGTGCGTCTCGGCGCGACTACCAGCAACCGGACGGCAATCCCTGCCCCGATCAGTGTCTGAACCTAGTTAGTTAGGTCAGCCTTCATAGCGTCGATTGTTCCCAGGATGTAACTATGAGCAGGCATAAGCCCTAAGTTACCCGTCAGTAATGCACAATAAGTTACTGGTAGGTAGCTTCATCTCGGGAGGCAATCGGTGGACACGCTCACCCTCGTCACGATGATCATCGGCGTCATCATGACGCTCGTCGTGGCGGGTCTCGCCGTCAAGCGCGTGCTGTGGCTGACGAAGCTGATCAGGTCCGGCCAGCCGACGCTTGACGAGGGCGCCCGCAAGGACGACCTGAAGACGCGCATCACCACGCAGTTCAAGGAGGTCTTCGCCCAGACCCGACTGCTGCGCTGGTCGATCCCCGGCATCGCCCACTTCTTCACGATGTGGGGCTTCTTCGTCCTCGCCACCGTCTACCTCGAGGCCTACGGCGTCCTCTTCTACCCGAAGTTCGCCATCCCGATCGTCGGGCACTGGGAGATCCTCGGCTTCCTGCAGGACTTCTTCGCCGTCGCCGTCTTCCTCGGCATCGCGACCTTCGCCGTCATCCGCCTGAGGTCCGAACCCAAGGAGTACGGCCGGGATTCGCGCTTCTACGGCTCGCACACCGGTGGCGCGTGGCTGATCCTCTTCATGATCTTCAACGTCGTCTGGACGTACGCGATCTTCCGTGGCGCCGCCGTCGCCACCGGCAACCTGCCCTACGGCAAGGGCGCCTTCTTCTCCCACGCCATGGGCTGGCTGCTGTCACCGCTCGGCGAGCACACCAACGAGTACGTCGAGCGCGGCGCGCTGCTGCTGCACATCGGCGTCATGCTGGTCTTCCTGCTGATCGTGCTGCACTCCAAGCACCTGCACATCGGCCTGGCACCGATCAACGTCACGTTCAAGCGCCTGCCCAACGCCCTGGGCCCGCTGCTGCCGATGGAGTCCGGCGGCAAGTACATCGACTTCGAGGATCCCGACGAGGACGCGCAGTTCGGTCGAGGAAAGATAGAGGACTTCACCTGGAAGGCCTATCTGGACTTCACCACGTGTACCGAGTGCGGCCGCTGCCAGTCGCAGTGCCCGGCGTGGAACACCGGAAAGCCGTTGTCGCCCAAGCTCGTCATCATGAACCTGCGCGACCACCTGTTCGCCAAGGCGCCGTACATCCTCGGTGACCAGGAGAGCCCGCTGGAGAACACCCCCTCCGGCGGTCTCGGCGAGGACGTCAAGGGCGAGAAGAAGCACGACGAGCACGCTCACGTCCCGGAATCCGGCTTCGAACGCGTCCTGGGCTCCGGCCCCGAGCAGGCGACCCGCCCGCTGGTCGGCACCCTCGAAGAGGGCGGCGTCATCGACCCCGACGTGCTGTGGTCCTGCACCACCTGCGGCGCCTGCGTCGAGCAGTGCCCCGTCGACATCGAGCACATCGACCACATCGTCGACATGCGTCGCTACCAGGTGATGGTCGCCTCGGAGTTCCCCGCCGAACTCAGCGGCCTGTTCAAGAACCTCGAGACCAAGGGCAACCCGTGGGGCCAGAGCGCCCGCGAGCGGACCGCCTGGATCAACGAGGTCGACTTCGACGTCCCGGTCTACGGCGAGGACGTCGACTCCTTCGACGGCTTCGAGTACCTCTTCTACGTCGGCTGCGCCGGCGCCTTCGAGGACCGCGCCAAGAAGACCACCAAGGCCGTGGCCGAGTTGCTCGCCGCCGCCGACGTGAAGTTCCTGGTGCTGGGCTCCGCGGAGTCCTGCAACGGTGACTCCGCGCGCCGGTCCGGCAACGAGTTCCTGTTCCAGCAGCTCGCGCAGCAGAACGTTGCGACCATCGACGAGCTGTTCGAGGGCGTCGAGACCGTCGACCGCAAGATCGTCGTCACCTGCCCGCACTGCTTCAACACCATTGGCCGCGAGTACCAGCAGCTCGGCACCAATTACACGGTGCTGCACCACACCCAGCTGCTGAACCGCCTGGTGCGCGACAAGAAGCTCGTGCCCGTCAGCCCGGTCAGCCAGGACGTCACCTACCACGACCCGTGCTACCTGGGCCGCCACAACAAGGAATACTCCGCACCTCGCGAGCTGATCGGCGCCTCGGGTGCCACGCTCACCGAGATGCCGCGGCACGCCGACCGTGGTCTGTGCTGCGGTGCCGGTGGCGCGCGGATGTGGATGGAAGAGCACATCGGCAAGCGCGTGAACCACGAACGCGTCGAGGAAGCCCTCAACACCGACGCCACGAAGATCGCGACGGGCTGCCCCTTCTGCCGCGTCATGATGACCGACGGCGTGGGTGACCGCGCCGAGGCGATCGGCAAGCAAGAGGTCGAGGTGCTCGACGTGGCGCAGCTGCTGCTCGCCGCACTCGACAAGGACACGGTCACGCTGCCCGAGAAGGGCGCTGCGGCCAAGTGGTACGCCGAGCGTGCCGACGAGCGCAACGCCAAGGCCGCTGCGTCCGCGCCCGCCGAGATCAAGGCGTCCGAGATCGAGGACGAACCCGGTGACGTGCCGGCCGCCGAGGCGACGCCGGTGTCCGAGTCCGAAGTCGGGACGTCGGCCGACACCTCCGCACCCGCCAAGCCCGCGAAGGGCGGCATGGGCCTGGCCGGCGGCATCAAGAAGCCCGGCGCCAAGGCGTCTGCTCCCGCTGCTGCTCCTGCCGAGACCGCCGCGCCCGCAAAGGGCGGACTCGGTCTTGCCGGTGGCGTCAAGAAGCCCGGTGCCAAGAAGGCCGCTCCCGCAGCGGCATCCGCACCCGCGGAGGCATCGGCTCCCGCCGAGGCGGCCGACGCGAAGCCGGCACCCGCCAAGGGCGGACTCGGCCTCGCCGGTGGCGTGAAGAAGCCGGGCGCCAAGAAGGCCGCTCCCGCAGCGGCATCCGCACCCACGACGACGTCGGCTCCCGCGGAGACACCCGCCGAGGCGGCACCTCAAGCCCCGGCCACCGAGACCGCAGAGCCGAAGCCCGCCGCCGCCAAGGGCGGACTGGGTCTGGCCGGTGGGATCAAGAAGCCAGGCGCCAAGAAGGCCGCTCCGGCACCCGCCGCCAGCGCTGCTCCTGCTGCACCCGCCGAGGCTCCTGCCGAGGCACCCGCCGCGGCGGCGGCCCCGGAGGCACCTGCGGAGCCGAAGCCGGCTGCCGCCAAGGGCGGACTCGGCCTCGCCGGTGGCATCAAGAAGCCGGGCCAGAAGAAGGCTGCCGCTCCCGCGGCGTCGGCTCCCGCGCCTGCTTCGGCACCCGAGCCGGAGCCTGCTTCGGATGCCGCGCCGGCACCCGAGCCCGAGTCTGCGCCTAAGCCGGAGTCAGCACCCGAGCCGAAAGCCGAAGAGTCACAGCCGGAACCGGCCAAGCCGTCGGTGCCGGTGAAGGGCCTCGGGCTGGCTCCTGGCGTACGTCGCCCCGGCAAGAAGTAGTCGCGCAGGCAAATTCACTGGACCGCGATGGGACGATGAGGGACGTGGGTATTCAACAGCTTCCGTGGCACACGGGGAACCAGCCACGGCAGCGCACGTTCACGCAGTCGTCCAAGCTGCAGGATGTCCTGTACGAGATCCGCGGTCCAGTACACGAACACGCGTCACGACTGGAGGCCGAAGGGCACCGGATCCTCAAGCTGAACATCGGCAACCCGGCGCCGTTCGGCTTCGAGGCGCCGGACGTGATCATGCGCGACATGATCCAGGCGCTGCCGAACGCGCAGGGGTACTCGGACTCGAAGGGCATCGTGAGCGCCCGCCGCGCGGTGTTCACCCGCTACGAATTGGTCGACGGCTTCCCGCGTTTCGACATCGACGACGTGTTCCTCGGCAACGGTGTCTCCGAGCTGATCACGATGACGCTGCAGGCGCTGCTCGACAACGGCGACCAGGTGCTCATTCCCGCGCCCGACTATCCGCTGTGGACGGCGTCGACCTCGCTGGCCGGCGGAACCCCGGTGCACTACCTGTGCGACGAGACCCAGGGGTGGCAGCCCGACATCGCCGACCTCGAGTCGAAGATCACCGAACGCACGAAGGCGCTCGTCGTGATCAACCCGAACAACCCGACCGGCGCGG from Mycolicibacterium arabiense includes the following:
- a CDS encoding Rv0340 family IniB-related protein, with product MANSLLDFVMSVVRDPDVAAQYAADPAQAISAANLTDVTSADVNSLIPVVTESLSAAPVSGFDAIGDAGNVWSSGAATAAFDAFDDHLPLQGIDDSPVVHDLIAQPDGAAPGVVDTAWDDWDGGLNAVATADDPGLAFDAPVIDDGTVAESLDALDDWTQPAGGDGTVDTPNADPQGFDAFN
- a CDS encoding heterodisulfide reductase-related iron-sulfur binding cluster, giving the protein MDTLTLVTMIIGVIMTLVVAGLAVKRVLWLTKLIRSGQPTLDEGARKDDLKTRITTQFKEVFAQTRLLRWSIPGIAHFFTMWGFFVLATVYLEAYGVLFYPKFAIPIVGHWEILGFLQDFFAVAVFLGIATFAVIRLRSEPKEYGRDSRFYGSHTGGAWLILFMIFNVVWTYAIFRGAAVATGNLPYGKGAFFSHAMGWLLSPLGEHTNEYVERGALLLHIGVMLVFLLIVLHSKHLHIGLAPINVTFKRLPNALGPLLPMESGGKYIDFEDPDEDAQFGRGKIEDFTWKAYLDFTTCTECGRCQSQCPAWNTGKPLSPKLVIMNLRDHLFAKAPYILGDQESPLENTPSGGLGEDVKGEKKHDEHAHVPESGFERVLGSGPEQATRPLVGTLEEGGVIDPDVLWSCTTCGACVEQCPVDIEHIDHIVDMRRYQVMVASEFPAELSGLFKNLETKGNPWGQSARERTAWINEVDFDVPVYGEDVDSFDGFEYLFYVGCAGAFEDRAKKTTKAVAELLAAADVKFLVLGSAESCNGDSARRSGNEFLFQQLAQQNVATIDELFEGVETVDRKIVVTCPHCFNTIGREYQQLGTNYTVLHHTQLLNRLVRDKKLVPVSPVSQDVTYHDPCYLGRHNKEYSAPRELIGASGATLTEMPRHADRGLCCGAGGARMWMEEHIGKRVNHERVEEALNTDATKIATGCPFCRVMMTDGVGDRAEAIGKQEVEVLDVAQLLLAALDKDTVTLPEKGAAAKWYAERADERNAKAAASAPAEIKASEIEDEPGDVPAAEATPVSESEVGTSADTSAPAKPAKGGMGLAGGIKKPGAKASAPAAAPAETAAPAKGGLGLAGGVKKPGAKKAAPAAASAPAEASAPAEAADAKPAPAKGGLGLAGGVKKPGAKKAAPAAASAPTTTSAPAETPAEAAPQAPATETAEPKPAAAKGGLGLAGGIKKPGAKKAAPAPAASAAPAAPAEAPAEAPAAAAAPEAPAEPKPAAAKGGLGLAGGIKKPGQKKAAAPAASAPAPASAPEPEPASDAAPAPEPESAPKPESAPEPKAEESQPEPAKPSVPVKGLGLAPGVRRPGKK
- a CDS encoding Hsp70 family protein, translated to MSDSLGLSVGTTNLVAAAIGRPPVVRRAALALFNDRAPEVGDQFGPTQPNLVLTGFVERVGDPVPMVASDGSSHRGEVVLVEALDAMARAVGGGAPVTIAVPAHWNAGVVGALRNALRDKPNLSPGGVPPTLVPDSAAALSALRVAPGLPADGVVVLCDFGANGTSVTLADARAGMAVIGDTIRYPDFSGDLVDQSLLNHVISGVADASNPDPAGTAAVGSLTKLRDDCRQAKERLSADTAAVIPVALPGFSSDVRVTRPELERLIDQPLNGLMGAIEQSLQQFRIPMAAITAVATVGGGASIPLVTQRLSERLRAPVVTTPQPQVVGAAGAAVLSAGGLGGGLSDDATGLAPVADDATGLAPTMGWVAGAGAAGVAAGAAAGAAFPTQAAPSAADTSAADSLAWSQGVESDDPLPYAGGEYDYGSATDARPPVDFAARDEPYDDDEPGPLPWYKRPPLLFGAAAAAALLAVGGLAVTLTSTSTDSTPVTENVTITSTGDDGLVTTTVVPSSEAETYRNRPLTTTPPAPGTTNPSSSSAPPTTTTTTTSPTTTTTTTTTTTTTTTTTTPPTTTTTVPPTTTTPPPTTTVPPPTTTVAPPPTTTVPVVPDTPDAQPAPTIPVVETVPEVAPAPPPVAEVPVLPLFP
- the iniR gene encoding isoniazid response ATPase/transcriptional regulator IniR, producing MTAQDVVATLTASPTEPTKALVSGGIGSGKSLVLGGVRAALRAAGIAVIARAPRDGDPPGAAIVVDDAHLLDDAELQHLADLMTDPATTVIVAAEPQSQHRGLTELSAAAARQSPVVTLGPLTPPEIARLASEVIGSPPPLEMVRSVATATAGVPFLVRAAVTAAAAPDAESPGSAISAATRAALIERLRRADDAVVDTLLICSLSPELGPDDVAGALDLESAPVHRLVDRARATGLIAPSHNPIFLRTLHRCLAQIVGATRHHEIETRLLRTQLDSSTLTVDLALRMADHGLRDPLLADALTALADRNRAHPARTARLYRAAAEVDPGARDSRLADALAASGDCATAGRIADELLTSEDAGEKAAAVRIAASVAVHDGSAAQAAELFAWLGPHPDAVIASANAVVAIGVGDPQAARAALAAEAQGPPTSDARAARHLAEGLIASLDSTYPTAMARLSQSISARPSAPGVTPDSAAAVVALTALHAGDPVRARSVVGRALAVPGDEATAFFAHRHRLLLGWIRMLDGQLAAAGTDVAAVTATNAPLHRRDALWASALQTAIARRNGDSGAVQKHWYAAMEVLTEYSIDLYSLLPLGELWIAAARLHQVDRLTHTVDEAFDLLGRLGNPIAWSLPLHWAGVHAGILANSPDAVAPHGQALTAAAAHSTFARSLANAGRTWLRVLANHVEVDEVTAAARSLAQFGLGWDATRLASQAALQTPDGRISAAMLQLARDLKVTSTASAEPAPPAASAPASATAPAGSAAAPDSSMPNWSRLSDREREVAELVLQGMPYRDIGSQLLISAKTVEHHVARIRRRLGAESRSELMSMLRAILGTPS